A DNA window from Aureibaculum sp. 2308TA14-22 contains the following coding sequences:
- a CDS encoding sugar MFS transporter yields MNQAKSYRSSFILLTVLFFLWGFITVLVDSLIPRLRELFTLSYFQAGMVQFAFFGAYFLLSIPASFILSKIGYKRGIILGLLTMALGCLLFYPAASYRVFGIFMLAYFILAGGMTILQVAANPFVAALGSEEGASSRLNLSQAFNSVGTAIAPIIGALFILSDKIKTPEEIDALVGEAKEGYLAAEAAAVQMPFIGLAVFIGLIAVVFFFAKLPKLISEESTGTYAQAFKQKNLMLGVLGIFFYVGAEVAIGSYLVNYFLDMNLVPLVRDNPVMMNTANFIANVFQKSLVGADDKALLGIFVLFYWTGAMVGRFVGSYLTKIMKPGKVLGIFATLAVTLIVISISTTGLISMWTILAVGLFNSIMFPTIFTLAIDGLGELKPKASGLLCTAIVGGAIIPPLFGLLTDNIGFKMALIFVILCYAYILYYGIKNNRKKVAIT; encoded by the coding sequence ATGAATCAAGCCAAATCGTATCGTAGTTCCTTTATTTTATTAACTGTATTATTTTTCCTTTGGGGTTTTATAACCGTATTGGTCGATTCATTAATTCCAAGATTACGCGAGCTGTTTACACTTTCGTACTTTCAAGCAGGTATGGTTCAATTTGCCTTTTTTGGAGCTTATTTTTTACTATCAATTCCAGCAAGTTTTATACTCTCTAAAATTGGGTATAAACGCGGTATTATCCTGGGGTTATTGACCATGGCCTTGGGCTGTTTACTGTTTTATCCTGCGGCATCTTACCGTGTTTTCGGTATTTTTATGTTGGCGTATTTTATCTTGGCCGGAGGCATGACCATTTTACAAGTGGCCGCGAATCCTTTTGTGGCTGCTTTGGGCAGTGAAGAAGGTGCCTCAAGCCGATTGAATTTGTCACAAGCATTTAACTCAGTAGGTACAGCCATTGCTCCTATTATTGGTGCTTTATTTATTTTAAGCGATAAGATAAAAACACCCGAAGAAATCGATGCTCTAGTTGGGGAAGCAAAAGAAGGGTATTTGGCCGCAGAGGCCGCTGCCGTGCAAATGCCTTTTATAGGCTTAGCGGTTTTTATTGGTTTAATTGCCGTTGTTTTCTTTTTTGCAAAACTGCCCAAACTAATAAGTGAGGAATCTACCGGTACGTATGCCCAAGCTTTTAAGCAGAAAAACTTAATGCTTGGGGTGTTGGGTATCTTTTTTTATGTGGGTGCCGAAGTTGCCATAGGTAGCTATTTGGTAAACTATTTTTTAGACATGAACTTGGTGCCTTTGGTAAGGGACAACCCCGTAATGATGAATACGGCAAATTTTATAGCCAATGTATTTCAAAAATCATTGGTTGGTGCCGATGACAAAGCCCTGTTGGGTATTTTTGTTCTCTTTTACTGGACCGGTGCCATGGTGGGTCGTTTTGTAGGGTCTTATTTAACCAAAATAATGAAACCCGGCAAAGTCTTGGGCATATTTGCTACATTAGCAGTTACTTTAATTGTTATTTCGATAAGCACTACAGGCCTAATATCTATGTGGACCATTTTAGCAGTAGGATTATTTAACTCTATTATGTTCCCTACTATATTTACCTTGGCCATTGATGGTCTGGGTGAATTGAAACCCAAAGCATCAGGATTATTATGTACCGCTATTGTAGGTGGTGCTATAATTCCACCTTTATTTGGTCTATTAACTGACAATATTGGCTTTAAAATGGCATTGATTTTTGTAATCCTTTGCTATGCATATATCCTTTATTATGGTATTAAAAACAATAGAAAAAAAGTTGCTATAACCTAA
- a CDS encoding polysaccharide deacetylase family protein — MNSYFTKTPKWIRAFYPNQVWSLPAKKKEIYLTFDDGPTPEITNWVLNTLHEYNAKATFFCIGENIEKEPSTFNKIINQGHSIGNHTFNHEKGWKTVNEDYLKSVVKTKKIIEKYPTSDNSESLFRPPYGKIKKSQTKLLIKNNYKIIMWSILSWDFDTTITPEICLNNVIKNAKSGDIIVFHDSVKAFKNLKVVLPKVLDYFSGKGYEFKEIK, encoded by the coding sequence ATGAATTCTTACTTCACAAAAACACCAAAATGGATTAGAGCTTTTTACCCGAATCAGGTTTGGAGTTTACCTGCTAAAAAAAAAGAAATTTATCTCACCTTTGATGATGGTCCAACGCCAGAAATAACGAATTGGGTGTTGAACACTTTGCATGAATATAATGCCAAAGCTACCTTTTTCTGTATAGGTGAAAACATAGAAAAAGAACCCTCAACCTTTAACAAAATAATTAATCAAGGGCATTCAATCGGCAACCACACTTTTAATCACGAAAAGGGCTGGAAAACAGTTAATGAGGACTACTTAAAGTCAGTTGTAAAAACCAAAAAAATAATTGAAAAATACCCAACTTCCGACAACTCAGAATCATTATTTCGTCCTCCATATGGAAAAATTAAAAAATCACAAACCAAATTACTCATTAAAAATAATTACAAAATAATTATGTGGTCCATTTTAAGTTGGGATTTTGACACCACCATAACTCCAGAAATTTGCCTAAACAATGTAATCAAAAATGCCAAAAGCGGAGATATTATTGTTTTTCACGATAGTGTAAAAGCTTTTAAAAATTTGAAAGTGGTTTTACCAAAAGTATTGGATTACTTTAGCGGTAAAGGCTACGAATTTAAAGAAATAAAATAG
- a CDS encoding DUF2723 domain-containing protein codes for MDQFNYKKWNTILGWAVFAIALLTYTLTLEPTVSYWDVGEYIATSVKLQVGHPPGAPLFQMLGAFFAMFTADPENIAMMTNFMSALSSAFTILFLFWSIAILAKKIIKKNSEDINQSNAIAILGSGLVGALTYTFSDSFWFSAVEAEVYAMSSFLMALLFWLGLRWETEMDKPRGHKWLLIIAFVVGLSFGVHILSLLIIPSIVFIYFYKRFKDITSIKFIIANIVAVLVLAFVFKFLFPYTLAFFSASELFFVNSMGMPFNSGSIIAGLVLIATFYFAIRQTRKKNLIHTNLVILCLLFVMIGFSSWIMLPIRANANTTINENNPSSARELLAYYNREQYGDASVFYDSYYSETRQQDPNDPWRDDKPKYEKDEEAGKYVIVNRYKNARPNYTDKHKGFIPRMVDPNPSVVANYKAIAGIPPKSNRRPTFGENLKFMIDFQFGYMYGRYFMWNFAGRQDDIQGNLDNHGNWLSGIKFIDEMRLGSQDNLPQEVLDNKGRNTYYFLPLILGLIGLLFHIKFDKKNFYVLFLFFAFTGLAIIFYTNPKPFEPRERDYAVVGSFYVFAMWIGFGVLALYQQFKDKINPKILALATTAVCLLAVPTLMASENWDDHDRSGKYATRNNAKAYLDSAQENAIMFTIGDNDTFPLWYMQEVEDYRTDLKLVNTSLFATDWYIDQQQRKTYLADPIPGQLVHDDYKTGSLDVAYHIENPAFKDTVMDIKAFMNWIASDDKRTFYDVDEDGFPEKYYPTNRLRIPIDKEAVLKNNIVPLKDSAKIVPYIDIEIDRVGIQKHRILMLDILAHNDWTRPIYFTGGAYAEDEYIWLKDYLQLDGLAYKFVPIYTSSKSPNGRPKSVLDLGRIDTETMYNNVKKWDWKNSNGDIYVDVETRKNGISFRNSLIRLAEALIKEGKNDKAEEILDLSIEKMPVRRYGHFGLVLGFPDAYYQIGKKEKARNVANTLVDIFQDRIEFYSGLDNYGVSQHYDDIEGTLMMYNNVVATADEHDKEFADELKKGYIESIRSLEGVIE; via the coding sequence ATGGATCAATTTAATTATAAAAAATGGAATACCATTTTGGGATGGGCAGTATTTGCCATTGCCCTTTTAACCTATACCCTTACATTAGAACCCACTGTTAGTTATTGGGATGTTGGGGAATACATTGCTACCTCAGTAAAATTACAAGTAGGCCATCCGCCTGGGGCACCACTTTTTCAGATGCTGGGTGCATTTTTTGCAATGTTTACCGCAGACCCTGAAAATATTGCGATGATGACGAATTTTATGTCGGCATTATCTAGTGCATTCACCATTCTCTTTTTATTTTGGTCCATTGCCATTTTGGCAAAAAAAATAATTAAAAAAAATAGTGAAGATATTAATCAAAGTAATGCTATAGCTATTTTAGGTAGTGGTTTGGTAGGTGCTTTAACCTACACATTTTCAGATAGTTTTTGGTTTAGTGCGGTTGAGGCAGAAGTGTATGCTATGTCTTCTTTTTTAATGGCTCTGCTGTTTTGGCTAGGCCTACGTTGGGAAACCGAAATGGACAAACCCAGAGGGCATAAATGGCTGTTGATAATAGCATTTGTAGTAGGATTGTCTTTTGGGGTTCACATATTGTCTTTATTGATTATTCCTTCCATTGTATTTATCTATTTTTATAAACGGTTTAAAGATATTACGTCCATAAAATTTATCATCGCTAATATAGTTGCAGTATTGGTATTGGCCTTTGTTTTTAAGTTTTTATTTCCATACACGCTAGCATTTTTTAGTGCTTCAGAACTGTTTTTTGTAAATAGTATGGGAATGCCTTTTAATTCGGGTAGTATAATTGCTGGGTTAGTTTTAATAGCTACCTTTTATTTTGCAATACGTCAAACTCGTAAAAAGAATTTAATCCATACAAACTTAGTTATTCTTTGCTTGTTATTTGTTATGATTGGTTTTTCTTCATGGATAATGTTACCTATTCGTGCTAATGCCAATACTACTATTAATGAAAACAACCCATCTAGTGCACGTGAACTTTTGGCATATTACAATCGTGAACAGTACGGTGATGCCAGTGTTTTTTACGATTCTTATTATTCCGAAACACGACAACAAGATCCTAACGACCCTTGGCGTGACGATAAGCCCAAATACGAAAAAGACGAAGAGGCCGGCAAATATGTTATCGTAAACCGTTACAAAAACGCAAGGCCAAATTATACCGACAAGCATAAAGGCTTTATCCCTAGAATGGTTGATCCCAATCCAAGCGTTGTGGCCAACTACAAAGCCATTGCGGGCATTCCGCCAAAAAGCAATCGCCGGCCAACTTTTGGCGAAAACCTAAAGTTTATGATCGATTTCCAGTTTGGGTATATGTACGGACGCTATTTTATGTGGAATTTTGCGGGAAGGCAGGACGACATACAGGGCAATTTAGATAATCATGGCAATTGGCTCAGCGGAATTAAATTTATCGATGAAATGCGATTGGGCTCTCAAGACAATTTACCACAAGAGGTGCTTGACAACAAAGGCCGGAACACTTACTATTTTTTACCCTTGATCTTGGGTTTGATTGGTTTGCTGTTCCATATCAAATTCGATAAAAAGAATTTCTATGTCCTTTTCCTCTTTTTCGCTTTTACAGGTTTGGCCATTATATTTTACACCAACCCAAAACCCTTTGAACCGCGTGAACGTGATTATGCCGTTGTAGGCTCTTTCTATGTATTTGCTATGTGGATAGGTTTTGGCGTACTTGCCCTCTACCAACAATTTAAGGATAAAATCAATCCCAAAATATTGGCATTGGCCACAACAGCGGTTTGTTTATTGGCCGTACCTACATTAATGGCTTCAGAAAACTGGGACGACCATGATCGTTCAGGTAAATATGCTACCCGAAACAATGCCAAAGCTTATTTAGACTCCGCACAGGAAAACGCCATTATGTTTACCATTGGTGATAATGACACGTTCCCCCTATGGTATATGCAAGAAGTTGAAGACTATAGAACCGACCTTAAGTTGGTAAATACCAGTTTGTTTGCTACCGATTGGTATATAGATCAACAACAAAGAAAAACCTATTTGGCTGACCCTATACCTGGGCAATTGGTGCACGATGATTACAAAACTGGCTCTTTAGATGTTGCTTACCATATTGAAAACCCAGCGTTTAAAGATACCGTGATGGACATAAAAGCCTTCATGAATTGGATAGCAAGCGATGACAAACGAACTTTTTACGATGTTGATGAGGATGGTTTCCCCGAAAAATATTACCCAACAAACCGGCTAAGAATCCCTATTGATAAAGAAGCCGTACTAAAAAACAATATAGTACCATTAAAAGATTCGGCTAAAATTGTACCTTATATAGATATTGAAATAGATAGGGTTGGCATACAAAAACACCGTATTTTAATGTTGGATATTTTGGCACATAACGATTGGACACGACCAATTTATTTTACAGGAGGTGCTTATGCTGAAGATGAATATATTTGGCTAAAAGACTATTTGCAATTGGATGGTTTGGCGTATAAATTTGTACCCATCTATACGTCAAGCAAAAGTCCAAATGGAAGACCAAAAAGTGTATTGGACCTCGGCAGGATAGACACAGAGACCATGTACAACAACGTAAAAAAGTGGGATTGGAAAAACAGCAATGGCGATATTTATGTGGATGTGGAAACCCGTAAAAACGGTATTAGTTTTAGAAATAGTTTAATCCGTTTGGCAGAAGCTTTAATTAAAGAAGGTAAAAATGATAAAGCTGAAGAGATATTAGATTTATCTATTGAAAAAATGCCTGTTAGACGCTATGGGCATTTTGGTCTCGTACTAGGTTTTCCAGATGCTTATTACCAAATTGGCAAAAAAGAAAAAGCCAGAAATGTTGCCAATACTTTAGTTGATATTTTTCAAGATAGAATAGAATTTTATAGTGGATTGGACAATTATGGTGTTTCACAACATTACGATGATATTGAAGGCACATTAATGATGTATAATAACGTGGTTGCAACGGCTGATGAACACGATAAGGAATTTGCAGATGAACTTAAAAAAGGATACATAGAGTCTATTAGGTCTTTGGAAGGAGTTATTGAGTAA
- a CDS encoding copper homeostasis protein CutC → MIIEICANGYQSAINAQEAGADRIELCSELSLGGITPSYGLIKKIKKDLEIPVHVLIRPRSGNFTYSDTEFEIMKQDIELCKELGCEGVVSGVLNFDNTIDSERTKQLVEISKPMNFTFHRAFDWIENPFEGLEQLIATGVDRILTSGQESQAIKGLNLLKELRGRANNKIEIMPGGGVTIDNILEFKNAGFIQIHFSATTLHKSPNKVKVSMNSQRFFDETTIAISDLEKISKMIEIVENNVNSTEE, encoded by the coding sequence ATGATTATAGAAATTTGTGCAAATGGTTACCAATCAGCAATAAATGCTCAAGAAGCTGGTGCAGATCGAATTGAATTATGTTCTGAATTGTCCTTGGGAGGAATTACACCATCTTACGGTTTGATAAAAAAAATAAAAAAAGATTTAGAAATTCCTGTCCATGTATTAATCCGACCAAGAAGTGGAAACTTTACCTATTCAGATACTGAATTTGAAATTATGAAACAAGATATAGAATTGTGTAAAGAGTTGGGTTGTGAAGGAGTGGTTTCGGGTGTTTTAAATTTTGACAATACTATTGACTCTGAAAGAACAAAGCAATTGGTTGAAATTTCGAAACCAATGAATTTTACGTTTCACAGGGCTTTTGATTGGATTGAAAATCCATTTGAAGGATTAGAGCAATTGATTGCCACTGGAGTTGATCGTATTTTAACTTCTGGCCAAGAATCTCAAGCTATAAAGGGACTAAATTTATTAAAAGAGTTAAGGGGTAGAGCTAATAATAAAATTGAAATTATGCCAGGGGGAGGTGTTACTATTGATAATATCTTGGAGTTTAAAAATGCAGGTTTTATACAGATTCATTTTTCAGCAACAACCTTACATAAATCTCCAAATAAAGTAAAAGTTTCAATGAACAGTCAACGCTTTTTTGATGAAACGACAATTGCCATTTCTGATTTAGAAAAGATAAGTAAAATGATAGAAATTGTAGAAAATAATGTCAATTCTACTGAAGAATAA
- a CDS encoding helix-turn-helix domain-containing protein — protein sequence MKINFSNFTESEFLWIKKMLIGSLLVIGFDFLLILFEVVFPEYKLLNKIDLTVVAMIIFIMYLGYYGVNQSKVLLPSFLLKEDGEPIDIIKEQKTASSINFTEEEIDLLEKNLRNVFKDEKPYLDEDLTLNKLAGQIGTTDKKLSAFLNQHLQTTFYNLINKERVESVKEKLNSDEFDNLTLLGIAYESGFKSKTSFNRIFKKETGLSPSEYKKTH from the coding sequence ATGAAAATTAATTTTTCCAATTTTACTGAAAGCGAATTTTTATGGATTAAAAAAATGCTAATCGGGTCACTGCTGGTAATTGGATTTGATTTTTTATTGATTTTGTTTGAAGTTGTTTTTCCTGAATATAAATTGTTAAATAAAATAGATTTAACGGTTGTTGCGATGATAATATTTATTATGTATCTGGGTTACTACGGAGTTAATCAATCCAAGGTTCTTTTACCGAGTTTTCTTTTGAAGGAAGATGGCGAGCCCATAGATATTATTAAAGAACAAAAAACAGCATCATCAATTAATTTTACCGAAGAGGAAATAGATCTATTAGAAAAAAACCTTCGAAATGTATTTAAGGATGAAAAACCTTATTTAGATGAAGACCTCACTTTAAATAAATTAGCAGGTCAAATTGGGACTACGGACAAAAAATTGTCCGCTTTTTTAAATCAACATTTACAAACTACTTTTTACAATCTTATAAATAAGGAACGTGTTGAATCTGTAAAAGAAAAATTAAACTCAGATGAGTTTGATAATTTGACTTTATTGGGCATTGCTTACGAAAGTGGTTTTAAATCGAAAACCAGTTTTAATAGAATCTTCAAAAAGGAAACAGGTTTGTCCCCTTCAGAATACAAAAAAACACACTAA
- a CDS encoding thioredoxin family protein: MAKFGELISSSIPTLIDFYADWNENNNTFHKVLRDVAAALGDKAKVIKIDIDKNETLANALRIKGNPTFIIYKNGEMKWRQSGEQDANTLISLVEQYV, encoded by the coding sequence ATGGCAAAATTTGGTGAGTTAATCAGTTCAAGCATTCCTACTTTGATTGATTTCTATGCAGATTGGAATGAAAACAATAATACTTTTCATAAAGTTTTACGTGATGTTGCTGCAGCATTGGGTGATAAAGCTAAGGTAATTAAAATTGACATTGACAAGAACGAAACCTTGGCAAATGCACTACGCATCAAAGGCAATCCTACTTTTATTATCTACAAAAATGGCGAAATGAAATGGCGTCAATCTGGTGAACAAGATGCCAATACTTTGATTAGTTTGGTAGAGCAGTATGTTTAG